A single genomic interval of Granulicella tundricola MP5ACTX9 harbors:
- a CDS encoding ISL3 family transposase — translation MVRGTLLPSTSEVELVCLRPRTGLIEVELRTSRPFSCCPVCGTASRRVHSRYLRRLGDLPWEGIPVSILLQTRKFFCVVETCRRRIFTEPLSGTVLRYSRRTLRSCEALDWITVMIGGQAGARLARRLGLLVSGSTLLRQLRCRARCAPVVAPRVLGIDDWAWRKGHRYGTILCDLESRRVIDLLPDREAGTVAEWLREHPGSEIVSRDRGGIYAQATRLAAPGAVQVADRWHLLRNLSEALKNALSPHHRLLTQAARSSMGEVPGVVTSPQPSVPPWELRASLRNRERRFSRYEEVHRLGQTGASHAAIGRQLGLDHRTVRKFLRTETFPEAQRSPRPGIVDPYAEYLDRRLEQGCRNVSRLWRELRERGFTGQLNIVRRWLRCRRGYQPTSAAAAPHRAAPRISVRQTVWHILKETPSAQTYLEQVYQASPEVSVAAKLAKEFFRLITQRDLPALTPWFEAAKTTALAGFASHLTRDRDAVEAALKLPWSQGQVEGHVHRLKLIKRQMYGRAGFDLLRLRVLHTA, via the coding sequence ATGGTTCGAGGGACGCTGCTACCGAGCACTTCTGAAGTTGAATTGGTTTGTTTGCGGCCCAGGACTGGGTTGATTGAGGTTGAGCTTCGAACCTCTCGCCCTTTCTCTTGCTGCCCTGTCTGCGGTACGGCTTCGCGGCGGGTTCACAGCCGGTATCTACGCAGGCTGGGCGATCTGCCGTGGGAAGGTATTCCGGTCTCGATCCTGCTTCAGACCCGCAAGTTCTTCTGTGTTGTCGAGACTTGCCGCCGGCGCATTTTTACCGAACCGCTTTCCGGCACCGTGCTCCGCTATAGTCGGCGGACGCTGCGTTCTTGTGAAGCTCTGGACTGGATCACGGTTATGATCGGCGGTCAGGCCGGAGCTCGGCTGGCCCGTCGTCTCGGCCTGCTGGTCAGTGGCTCCACCTTACTGCGGCAGCTTCGTTGCCGCGCCCGATGTGCGCCGGTCGTGGCTCCGCGTGTACTCGGTATCGATGACTGGGCGTGGCGAAAAGGCCATCGCTACGGCACTATCCTGTGCGATCTGGAGAGCCGTAGGGTGATCGATCTGCTGCCGGACCGGGAGGCTGGAACTGTCGCTGAGTGGCTTCGGGAGCATCCTGGCAGTGAGATCGTGAGCCGGGACCGAGGCGGTATTTACGCTCAAGCCACACGGTTGGCCGCGCCTGGAGCCGTACAGGTGGCGGATCGCTGGCACCTGTTGCGGAACCTGAGCGAAGCACTGAAAAACGCGCTCAGTCCGCATCATCGACTGCTCACACAAGCAGCGAGAAGCAGCATGGGGGAGGTTCCAGGCGTCGTCACATCTCCGCAACCTTCGGTTCCGCCGTGGGAGTTACGGGCCAGCCTCCGCAACCGGGAGCGTCGCTTCAGCCGCTACGAAGAGGTGCATCGGCTGGGCCAGACAGGAGCGTCCCATGCTGCGATCGGCCGACAGCTGGGACTCGATCATCGCACCGTACGCAAGTTCCTCAGAACCGAGACGTTCCCCGAAGCGCAACGGAGCCCACGTCCAGGCATCGTCGATCCTTATGCCGAGTACCTCGACCGACGGCTTGAGCAGGGCTGCAGGAACGTGTCCCGGCTGTGGCGCGAACTGCGGGAACGAGGCTTCACGGGTCAACTTAACATCGTGAGACGCTGGCTTCGCTGCCGGCGTGGCTATCAACCGACCTCGGCAGCAGCCGCTCCACACAGAGCTGCACCACGTATCTCAGTCCGGCAGACGGTCTGGCACATCCTGAAGGAAACGCCCTCCGCTCAGACTTATCTTGAACAGGTCTACCAGGCTTCACCCGAGGTGTCTGTCGCGGCCAAGCTGGCCAAGGAGTTCTTCCGACTCATCACGCAGCGAGATCTTCCAGCCCTCACACCGTGGTTCGAGGCTGCGAAGACAACGGCACTGGCCGGCTTCGCCAGCCACCTGACCAGAGATCGAGATGCGGTTGAAGCGGCTCTCAAGCTCCCGTGGAGCCAGGGCCAGGTGGAAGGCCACGTCCATCGGCTCAAGCTCATCAAGCGCCAGATGTATGGCAGAGCCGGCTTCGACCTGCTCAGACTCAGAGTGCTTCACACCGCCTGA
- a CDS encoding tetratricopeptide repeat protein produces the protein MNKTLWAVDGELDEAKFERLCVDLLQRQGFTDIVPIEPQDGGRDAEEVPRRGSSREGHPTFFQFSKEGNWKAKLRRDARKLSTRKTEFDTFVFVTSRKARGVDVDALKTEFRNQYGWTLIVFGREWLRLQLEEVNPDIAVKYLGPDVLNRYLGPNAIVLLTEGGGLSLKEISQLIDGEQTEAAILQLRRVLEETPDRSEALQLLAWAYYKSHRYEEALAEINRAIRRVDKPEYRSIRACILTERGIREGDRSSVVAARQIFEELLSSGPIHTWHIFYNLGNVLGELGDHDAAIARYKLAIELDENQPVIWKNLASAYHHVGQHTQEMECFDKALALDPKQPEALISKATSLILDFDKPEEAVPLLELAFRMNPETLVRWPHVCYWLALGYERLNRLEEALDSVDQGLAQRPGDFATRRLKSHLLIKLAQHDPAFRDRALSFWTLELKAEPLNFDARHHLIREALASQDQDSAWNLIDSSFLALDITDTISLRSSTFITGSCVSALRYLPEYANFRRLQPVSEYWDVGEPPCELPFAPPIDDIVEAAFKTYFLVPFASGWKHLKTVKDPNQPEALGTLFDLVRDELRIATSQAVRSLARIVPGKETGTEALAVKMTEIMVFAAHTSLREFGKQRGYIMGCFAVSPDACEIALESYDEVRLHTDVLTDTLKVLNEELKIMPE, from the coding sequence GTGAACAAGACACTTTGGGCAGTCGACGGCGAGCTCGATGAGGCGAAGTTTGAACGGCTTTGCGTCGACCTACTTCAGCGGCAAGGCTTCACCGATATCGTGCCAATCGAACCGCAGGATGGTGGCCGCGACGCGGAGGAAGTGCCGCGGAGGGGGAGCAGCAGGGAGGGTCATCCAACTTTCTTTCAATTCAGCAAAGAAGGCAATTGGAAAGCAAAGCTCCGCCGCGACGCGCGGAAACTGAGCACTCGAAAGACCGAGTTCGACACGTTCGTCTTTGTCACAAGTCGCAAGGCGCGTGGTGTCGACGTCGATGCGCTGAAGACCGAATTCCGCAACCAGTACGGCTGGACATTGATCGTTTTTGGACGAGAATGGCTGCGCCTACAACTAGAAGAGGTGAATCCTGATATTGCGGTGAAGTACCTTGGCCCGGATGTACTAAATCGGTACTTGGGGCCAAATGCAATCGTTCTACTAACAGAAGGCGGCGGCTTGTCTCTTAAGGAGATCAGTCAGCTCATCGATGGTGAACAAACGGAGGCTGCGATTCTCCAGCTTCGGCGCGTGCTGGAAGAGACGCCGGACCGCAGTGAAGCCCTGCAGTTACTGGCTTGGGCTTACTACAAGAGCCATCGCTATGAAGAAGCTCTTGCTGAAATCAACCGAGCAATAAGAAGAGTCGACAAACCTGAATATCGGTCCATTCGGGCGTGCATCCTTACAGAGAGGGGTATCCGGGAGGGGGACCGGTCATCGGTTGTTGCGGCGCGACAGATATTTGAAGAATTGCTTAGCTCAGGACCGATTCATACATGGCATATTTTTTACAACCTTGGAAACGTGCTCGGCGAGCTCGGAGACCACGACGCAGCGATTGCCCGTTATAAGCTAGCGATCGAACTCGATGAGAATCAACCGGTCATTTGGAAGAATCTCGCTAGCGCCTACCACCATGTAGGTCAGCACACCCAAGAAATGGAGTGCTTCGATAAGGCACTTGCGCTTGATCCTAAACAGCCTGAGGCACTCATCTCCAAAGCCACGAGTCTGATACTTGATTTCGACAAACCTGAAGAGGCGGTTCCACTTTTGGAGCTTGCATTCAGAATGAATCCCGAGACACTTGTCCGCTGGCCGCACGTTTGCTACTGGCTCGCTCTGGGATACGAAAGACTCAATCGGCTGGAGGAAGCGCTCGATAGTGTCGACCAGGGTTTGGCTCAGCGTCCCGGGGACTTTGCGACCAGAAGGCTGAAGTCGCATTTACTCATAAAGTTAGCGCAACATGATCCGGCTTTTCGCGATCGAGCTTTGTCCTTCTGGACTCTAGAACTGAAGGCGGAGCCGCTCAACTTCGACGCTCGACATCACCTGATCCGTGAGGCGCTCGCTTCTCAAGATCAGGATTCGGCTTGGAATCTAATCGACTCATCATTTCTTGCACTCGATATCACAGACACAATCTCGCTGCGTTCTTCAACCTTCATAACCGGATCATGTGTCTCGGCTTTGCGATATCTACCGGAATATGCCAACTTCCGTAGGCTTCAACCAGTGTCCGAGTATTGGGACGTCGGCGAGCCGCCATGTGAGCTACCCTTCGCTCCGCCGATTGATGACATTGTCGAAGCTGCATTTAAAACATATTTTCTAGTACCTTTTGCCAGTGGATGGAAGCATTTGAAGACAGTCAAAGATCCGAATCAACCCGAGGCACTCGGCACACTCTTCGACTTGGTGCGTGACGAACTTCGCATAGCAACCAGTCAAGCAGTTCGTTCGTTAGCAAGAATTGTACCCGGCAAAGAGACGGGGACTGAAGCCCTAGCGGTCAAAATGACCGAGATCATGGTCTTTGCGGCTCATACGTCACTGAGAGAGTTCGGGAAACAGCGCGGGTACATTATGGGCTGCTTTGCGGTTTCGCCCGATGCCTGTGAGATAGCTCTCGAATCCTATGATGAGGTGCGTCTGCATACTGATGTGCTTACTGACACGCTAAAGGTTCTGAACGAGGAACTGAAAATCATGCCGGAGTAA
- a CDS encoding recombinase family protein, which produces MIVGYARTSTNSENTDAQRSALRQAGCKKIYEEVLSGRTMDRPELERCLNRLEKADTLIVWRLDRLARSLRDLLEIISRLEKSGIVFVSLKEKLDTSAASGWLIFHIFASLTQFERELISERTTMGLAEARARGRVGGRKRLMSAQQIRAIKTLWANHDHTKQSIATQFGVSISTVDRIVRPKSLKV; this is translated from the coding sequence ATGATCGTAGGCTACGCGCGCACGTCAACAAACTCAGAGAACACGGACGCACAGCGTTCTGCCTTGCGGCAGGCCGGTTGTAAGAAGATCTACGAAGAAGTGCTCAGCGGTCGAACGATGGATCGGCCAGAACTTGAAAGGTGCCTCAACCGTCTTGAGAAAGCCGACACCCTAATAGTGTGGCGGCTTGATCGCCTAGCTCGGTCCCTACGTGATCTGCTGGAGATCATTAGCCGATTAGAGAAGAGCGGCATCGTCTTTGTGTCTCTCAAAGAGAAGTTGGATACAAGCGCAGCTTCGGGCTGGTTGATCTTCCATATCTTCGCCTCGTTGACGCAGTTCGAGCGCGAGCTGATCAGCGAACGCACGACAATGGGTTTAGCCGAGGCCCGAGCGCGTGGTCGAGTGGGCGGCCGCAAGCGACTGATGTCGGCACAGCAGATTCGAGCGATCAAGACTCTGTGGGCGAACCACGATCACACGAAGCAGTCGATTGCAACGCAGTTTGGAGTGTCCATCTCAACAGTCGACAGAATCGTAAGACCGAAAAGTCTGAAGGTGTGA
- a CDS encoding DUF4020 domain-containing protein — protein MPSNAQSDFFAYMIGHCTLPDDQPAALQLFRKLTAPKLGLKRRFFPPNEGELQKPDAEVTPIGSDHWVTHVYQTNLRPHLASLANELSLIVTSSFEEARSLLSMYGKTGQNWDPISSSRGSTASRMQDHLRNAFSVLIDIGVDVLLWANENRPVFASALIGRWIDSEAPILRRLAITGMTHHSGPSPDEKLRWACSNKLVDSFDLKNELFALLADVYGRCGEEERKAFLTQAEAKYPPKGEDYEQYEMFNLLSWLHKHAPECALVAEKLHRIRELQPKWTVREHPDFNSWIGGGVRQLTASSPVPTSRIEEMNLEMLCSETRRLALIRDTFGDSPNEGFLQEVARAVSSNFAWSEGIAKEALANTEVPLEIWSALLRGWTSGHSEAEWKLLIAIVAQLGPIYDDLLYELASLLKGIITQSEAGLPNTLIVEALLVADETWETCARVETALPDPTDSWVNIAINRSSGYLIEFYCDSLRSLWPEREEHKETIVLILNRLKHMTTGSSPASEIARVLVPANADLLFALAPDWYQDHVLPLLAAPASDRSSEQSWDGFLFWGRWTQEMLPGLLPAYISHLPQATRNSDERSRMYCGHLAGIAVFGAINPIANGWLAEFVSRASRRERLHFASEMTQGLRGADQQAKDGAWNRWLKVYIQRRVQANPLPLDPEEAGSMCEWALILPNRYAEIVELLVAGPAPSVKGQMFYYRLREDNVVGLAPSLTARLLTALLSNEDGSELWDLDQVDAMTSQLIDLNPAEPALLPLCEELGRLGSTSALGFLNRLG, from the coding sequence ATGCCGAGTAACGCTCAGTCGGATTTTTTTGCTTACATGATTGGGCACTGTACCCTCCCGGATGATCAGCCCGCTGCTCTACAGCTCTTCCGAAAGCTTACCGCGCCTAAGCTTGGCCTCAAGCGACGCTTTTTCCCGCCGAACGAGGGGGAACTTCAGAAGCCGGACGCCGAAGTCACACCGATCGGTAGCGATCATTGGGTAACTCACGTCTACCAGACCAATCTACGACCACACCTCGCCTCATTGGCCAATGAGCTTTCCCTTATCGTGACTTCGAGCTTCGAGGAAGCTAGGTCGCTGTTGTCGATGTATGGAAAGACGGGACAGAACTGGGACCCAATCAGTTCCTCGCGAGGATCTACGGCCTCCCGAATGCAGGATCATCTGCGTAACGCGTTCTCTGTGCTGATTGACATCGGAGTCGATGTTCTCCTCTGGGCCAACGAGAATAGACCGGTGTTCGCTTCTGCTCTGATCGGACGGTGGATTGATTCGGAAGCTCCGATTCTCCGCAGACTCGCAATTACGGGCATGACCCATCATTCGGGGCCGAGTCCAGATGAGAAGCTGCGGTGGGCTTGCTCGAATAAACTGGTAGATAGTTTCGATCTTAAAAACGAGTTGTTCGCGTTATTGGCAGATGTTTATGGACGCTGTGGGGAGGAGGAGAGGAAGGCGTTCCTCACCCAAGCGGAAGCCAAATATCCCCCGAAGGGGGAAGACTATGAGCAGTACGAGATGTTCAATCTTCTGTCATGGCTTCATAAGCACGCGCCTGAATGTGCATTAGTCGCCGAAAAGCTCCACAGGATCCGAGAGCTTCAGCCCAAGTGGACTGTAAGGGAACACCCAGATTTCAACTCTTGGATCGGTGGTGGGGTTCGGCAGCTCACAGCTAGTAGCCCAGTTCCTACCTCACGTATAGAGGAGATGAATCTGGAGATGCTCTGCTCCGAAACTAGGAGACTCGCCCTGATCAGAGACACGTTCGGTGATTCCCCGAACGAAGGTTTCCTACAGGAAGTAGCCCGCGCAGTGTCATCTAATTTCGCGTGGTCTGAAGGCATCGCTAAGGAGGCACTCGCGAACACTGAGGTTCCTCTCGAGATCTGGTCAGCTCTACTGCGGGGTTGGACCTCCGGCCATTCTGAAGCAGAGTGGAAGCTTCTGATTGCGATCGTGGCTCAATTAGGACCGATATACGACGACCTGCTCTATGAGCTAGCGTCGCTGCTGAAGGGGATTATTACTCAGAGTGAGGCTGGTCTCCCGAATACTTTGATCGTTGAAGCGCTACTAGTTGCAGATGAAACGTGGGAGACTTGCGCTCGCGTTGAAACAGCTTTACCTGACCCCACCGATAGTTGGGTCAATATTGCTATCAATCGTTCCAGCGGGTACTTGATCGAGTTTTATTGCGATTCGCTCAGGTCACTCTGGCCGGAACGCGAAGAGCACAAGGAAACAATCGTCCTGATCCTGAACAGGCTGAAGCATATGACGACTGGGAGCTCACCAGCCAGTGAGATTGCGCGGGTCCTCGTTCCGGCAAACGCAGATTTACTCTTCGCGCTTGCACCAGATTGGTATCAGGACCATGTTCTTCCCCTTCTTGCAGCACCCGCGTCAGATCGCTCATCAGAACAAAGCTGGGACGGGTTTTTGTTCTGGGGTCGGTGGACACAAGAGATGCTTCCGGGACTGCTGCCCGCCTATATTAGCCATCTTCCCCAAGCAACCCGTAACTCGGACGAACGCTCGCGCATGTACTGTGGCCACTTGGCCGGTATAGCGGTGTTTGGGGCAATCAATCCCATCGCCAACGGTTGGCTTGCCGAGTTCGTGAGCAGGGCCTCGCGCCGCGAGCGGTTGCACTTCGCCAGCGAAATGACTCAGGGTCTCCGAGGTGCCGACCAACAGGCAAAAGATGGCGCTTGGAATCGTTGGCTGAAGGTGTACATACAGCGCCGGGTGCAGGCAAATCCGCTTCCCCTCGATCCGGAGGAGGCAGGTTCGATGTGTGAATGGGCGCTAATTTTGCCCAATCGCTATGCTGAGATCGTTGAATTGCTCGTCGCAGGACCAGCACCATCCGTCAAAGGCCAGATGTTTTACTACCGGTTACGCGAGGACAATGTAGTTGGTCTAGCACCCTCGCTCACAGCGCGATTGCTGACGGCATTGCTTTCCAATGAGGATGGAAGTGAGCTTTGGGATTTGGATCAAGTCGACGCAATGACGTCACAGCTGATCGATTTGAATCCCGCTGAACCCGCATTGTTACCTCTCTGTGAAGAGCTCGGGAGGTTGGGATCGACGAGCGCTCTCGGCTTTTTAAACCGCCTCGGCTGA
- a CDS encoding DDE-type integrase/transposase/recombinase, whose translation MTNGRGLRLSSGEEVYFEGRRCEIVAVLDLETAIVELRGDGGRIAVPVASLRSRPSTDGESHIKADLNQVSAEVWAIAETRLDAIRPLLDLPKRTKALVCSRAKELGISYGPLYVWIHRYESTMLLSSLLPLDRSGGRGRTRITPERESLLLETIQSHYLNKQKLTTQNVHRELKNRCFEAGLRPPSVQTVRNRIGRIDAALITKRRQGARAQRSFEPTIGSFPEVAGPYGVIQIDHTMLDVQLVDEQHRKSIGRAYITIAIDVFSRMVAGFYVSLDPTGDLSTGLCLVHAILPKKPWLERLGLDVSWSCHGLMDTIHTDNAKEFRGKTLARAAAEYGITLKRRPVRQPHYGGHIERLIGTTLKQLVHTLPGSTFSNVAEKGEYDSEGNACLTIAETERILTLWFTGSYHQTIHRGILMTPLEKYRLGRLGTEPGGKSAPRLPEDMDRLRIDFMPSIERCILSYGVVIDEVYYWGDILRPWINAPDPHDRKKKRLFLFKRDPRDVSVIQFLDPTTNTFHPISYRNITHPSMSLWELREARKRLKIHGKKTIDEHAIFQAHRSIQAEVKSAAEKTRSARRESARKAVQGNRESLPSPAADLVLAELQSKEFQYDEIPEFEVRER comes from the coding sequence GTGACTAATGGACGCGGTCTGCGACTCAGTTCTGGCGAAGAAGTGTATTTTGAAGGTCGACGCTGCGAGATCGTCGCTGTTCTCGATCTTGAGACGGCAATAGTCGAGCTGCGGGGAGATGGCGGCCGAATCGCCGTTCCTGTTGCTTCGCTTCGAAGTCGACCAAGTACTGACGGCGAATCCCACATCAAAGCTGACCTAAATCAGGTTTCTGCGGAGGTTTGGGCCATCGCGGAAACAAGACTCGATGCGATTCGCCCATTGCTTGATCTTCCAAAGAGGACGAAGGCTCTGGTTTGTAGTCGCGCCAAGGAGCTCGGCATCAGCTACGGCCCACTGTACGTCTGGATCCATCGGTATGAAAGTACTATGCTCCTGAGTTCGTTACTGCCACTGGATCGGTCTGGCGGCCGAGGCCGAACGCGGATCACACCCGAGCGCGAATCGCTCCTGCTCGAAACCATACAGTCTCACTACCTCAACAAACAGAAGTTGACAACGCAGAATGTGCATCGTGAGCTGAAGAACCGATGCTTCGAGGCTGGTCTTCGACCACCTTCTGTTCAGACAGTTCGCAATCGCATAGGTAGGATTGACGCTGCGTTGATCACGAAAAGGCGTCAAGGAGCGAGAGCGCAGCGATCATTTGAGCCGACCATAGGAAGCTTCCCTGAAGTTGCTGGTCCGTATGGAGTCATCCAAATAGACCACACCATGCTAGATGTCCAACTCGTTGATGAGCAACACCGCAAATCTATTGGAAGGGCATACATCACCATTGCGATCGACGTATTTAGCAGGATGGTCGCCGGCTTCTATGTCTCGCTTGATCCCACTGGGGATCTCTCTACCGGACTTTGCCTTGTGCACGCGATCCTGCCCAAAAAACCTTGGCTAGAAAGACTAGGCCTGGACGTTTCTTGGTCCTGCCACGGCCTGATGGATACCATCCATACGGATAATGCAAAGGAGTTTAGGGGCAAGACCCTCGCTCGTGCAGCCGCAGAGTATGGCATCACTCTAAAACGAAGGCCTGTTCGCCAGCCCCACTACGGCGGCCACATCGAGCGTCTGATTGGAACAACGTTGAAGCAACTTGTACACACACTGCCCGGTTCTACTTTCTCGAATGTGGCCGAAAAAGGGGAATACGACTCTGAAGGTAATGCATGCCTCACAATTGCTGAAACAGAGCGAATCCTGACACTCTGGTTCACGGGGTCCTACCACCAGACAATTCACCGCGGTATTCTCATGACTCCCCTGGAGAAATACCGACTTGGTCGCCTCGGCACAGAGCCTGGAGGCAAATCAGCACCGCGCCTTCCAGAGGATATGGATCGGCTACGGATTGACTTCATGCCTTCCATCGAACGATGCATCCTGTCATATGGGGTAGTAATTGATGAGGTGTACTACTGGGGCGACATCTTGAGGCCTTGGATCAATGCTCCCGATCCGCACGACAGGAAAAAGAAACGACTTTTCCTGTTTAAACGCGATCCTCGTGACGTATCAGTGATCCAATTCTTGGACCCTACAACGAACACTTTCCACCCAATTTCATACCGGAACATCACTCATCCCTCGATGAGCCTCTGGGAGCTTCGAGAGGCGAGGAAGCGACTGAAGATTCATGGGAAGAAGACGATAGACGAGCATGCGATCTTTCAGGCGCACCGATCAATCCAAGCGGAAGTAAAATCGGCGGCTGAAAAAACGCGATCAGCACGCCGCGAGTCAGCTCGCAAGGCAGTTCAAGGCAACCGAGAGAGCCTGCCGAGCCCTGCAGCCGATCTTGTGCTGGCAGAGTTGCAAAGCAAGGAGTTTCAATATGACGAGATTCCAGAGTTTGAGGTCAGAGAACGATGA
- a CDS encoding TniB family NTP-binding protein — protein sequence MSEHLSSSAKAALMLSDTERIRYARNEQFISYTGAKRILTSLENLLDHPKRQRMPCLLIAGRTNNGKSAIAQEFLSLHPPVKEPSADADVVPVLYVQAPPVPDERRLNAVLLDKLCVPHKTNERADRMMQQLLVVMPNLGVKMLMIDEIHHILAGNRERQRVFLQVLKYISNELQIPIVALGTDNALFALQADAQLANRFVPIAIPEWKHNLEYLGLLKAFEKLLPLRLPSMLTDAQLATRLLTMCEGTIGELARLLSIATEEAIRNQSERISVALLERLSWVQPSERRNFVAREI from the coding sequence ATGAGCGAACATTTGTCTTCTTCTGCCAAAGCTGCACTGATGCTCAGCGACACAGAGAGAATTCGGTACGCGAGGAATGAACAATTCATCTCGTACACCGGTGCGAAAAGAATTCTGACCTCACTCGAGAATCTACTCGATCACCCAAAGCGCCAGCGGATGCCTTGCTTGCTGATCGCTGGAAGAACCAACAACGGCAAGAGTGCTATAGCACAAGAGTTCCTCTCATTGCATCCTCCAGTAAAGGAACCCTCCGCCGACGCTGACGTCGTTCCCGTGCTGTACGTGCAGGCACCACCGGTGCCAGATGAACGTCGCCTCAATGCCGTGCTCCTCGACAAACTTTGCGTGCCACACAAAACAAACGAACGGGCCGATCGAATGATGCAACAGCTGCTCGTTGTCATGCCAAATCTCGGCGTTAAGATGCTGATGATTGATGAAATACACCACATTTTGGCGGGAAATCGCGAGAGGCAAAGAGTTTTCCTGCAGGTACTCAAGTACATCAGCAATGAGTTACAAATCCCGATCGTAGCTCTCGGAACGGACAACGCTCTCTTTGCTTTGCAGGCCGATGCGCAACTTGCTAATCGCTTTGTTCCAATCGCTATCCCTGAGTGGAAGCATAATCTTGAGTATCTTGGCCTGCTCAAAGCCTTTGAGAAGCTTTTGCCTCTTCGACTGCCGTCGATGCTTACCGATGCGCAGCTCGCCACGCGTCTGTTGACAATGTGCGAGGGTACGATCGGGGAGCTTGCAAGGTTGCTTTCAATTGCAACCGAAGAAGCGATCAGAAATCAAAGCGAGCGCATCTCTGTCGCATTACTAGAGAGGCTTTCTTGGGTGCAGCCGTCAGAGCGAAGAAACTTTGTGGCCCGTGAAATCTAG
- a CDS encoding TniQ family protein: protein MKSRTSTFQDELSPEQTLACRPKPLPDELISSWLLRIALRNGMKPQSFCKLLWPNRSFWNHSIDRYASQDLLEDLSRCTATPLQTLQKHSLAAYKGILFADLIRNGNTPWVLPLGIFHRRFRRTGLSFCPECLATGEPYFRRRWRLSLATLCLIHKRPLLDGCSVCHEPLQPHRIDMGSKNPYTSAAVFRCSACSFDLRSARSSTLTDLWLWKSESASDQFLTATPCEAARAMEYFSVLRHLLFMLTSRRSRLTPFRTLAASAIPSPLVESWKKDDETSLGFDAMRIDVRRVFIGAAYWLLEDWPRRFLDLACAARLRGSDLTRDFPSMPTSFAVVAANLPARQNELVLHQVMVP, encoded by the coding sequence GTGAAATCTAGAACGTCCACTTTCCAGGATGAATTATCGCCAGAGCAGACGCTTGCATGTCGCCCCAAGCCGCTCCCAGACGAATTGATATCTTCTTGGCTCCTCCGCATTGCTTTACGCAATGGCATGAAGCCCCAGAGCTTTTGCAAGCTATTGTGGCCGAATCGGAGCTTTTGGAACCATTCCATCGATCGTTACGCTAGCCAAGACCTCCTGGAAGACTTGTCGCGTTGCACGGCTACACCCCTACAGACCCTGCAGAAGCATTCGCTCGCAGCCTACAAAGGAATACTGTTTGCAGATCTTATTCGCAATGGAAACACCCCCTGGGTGCTCCCACTGGGCATTTTCCATCGCCGATTCAGGCGGACTGGTCTCTCATTCTGCCCAGAGTGCTTGGCTACGGGCGAACCTTACTTTCGGCGTCGATGGAGGCTTTCACTCGCAACACTCTGCCTCATTCACAAGAGGCCGCTACTCGACGGTTGCTCCGTTTGTCACGAACCCCTGCAACCTCATCGCATCGACATGGGAAGCAAGAACCCATACACGAGCGCTGCCGTTTTCAGGTGCAGCGCCTGCTCGTTCGACCTCAGATCTGCGCGTTCGTCAACTCTCACAGATCTCTGGCTTTGGAAATCTGAAAGTGCCTCGGATCAATTCTTGACGGCAACTCCATGCGAAGCAGCAAGAGCAATGGAGTACTTCAGCGTTCTTCGGCATCTTCTTTTCATGCTCACGAGCCGTAGGAGCCGCCTGACGCCTTTCCGGACATTGGCGGCTTCTGCGATTCCGAGTCCACTCGTCGAATCCTGGAAGAAAGACGATGAAACTTCTCTTGGGTTCGATGCGATGCGAATAGACGTGAGAAGAGTCTTTATCGGTGCCGCTTATTGGCTGTTAGAAGACTGGCCTCGCCGCTTTCTCGATCTTGCATGCGCGGCGCGACTACGCGGCTCCGACTTGACGAGGGACTTCCCCAGTATGCCGACGAGTTTCGCCGTCGTAGCTGCCAATCTGCCTGCACGCCAGAATGAGCTTGTACTCCACCAGGTCATGGTCCCTTAG